The window GCTTATGCCGTTACGCTGCAGTTCTTGCCACGTTGGTTGCGTGGCGTCATTCTGGCTACCTTGGGTATCCTATGTGTCGCTGTGGCTGTTTTCCGCTTAAGCCGATCTCTGGTCTCTGCTTTTTTCGAATCCGATCGCGAAAGCGTGGTAGATGTCATTTACCGCCGCCGTATGCGTAAGCGAGGACCGAAAATCGTGGCGATCGGCGGTGGCACGGGTCTTTCAACTCTGTTGCGTGGCCTGAAGGAATGCACGGACAACCTGACGGCAATTGTAACTGTGGCTGATGACGGAGGCAGCTCGGGGCGCTTGCGCAGGGAATTGGGGCTTTTGCCTCCTGGCGACTTTCGCAACTGCATCACTGCTCTGGCTGAAGCGGAACCTCTGATGACCTTGCTGTTTGAGTACCGCTTTGGTCAGGGTCAGGGGTTAAATGGCCACAGCTTTGGCAATTTATTCATCGCTGCTATGGCCGGGGTGACAGGTGACTTTGGGCAGGCAATCCGCCAATCGAGCAAAGTGCTCGCTGTGCGCGGACGCGTCCTGCCGTCCACCATGCACAGCGTGACGCTCTGCGCCGAATTGGCAGAACCAAAGGACGGCCACGAGGCCCAGCATCACGTGCAGGGGGAATCTCGTATCCCCAAGGCTGGAGCTTCAATCGAGCGGGTATTCCTGCAACCTGACGATGTACGAGGATACGGCGAAGCAGTGCAGGCATTGCTCGATGCAGATATGATTATTGTGGGCCCAGGCAGTCTGTACACTAGCATCCTGCCCAACTTGCTGGTGAAGGACATCACTGCCGCGATCCGCGCTTCCCAGGCGTTGCGAATCTATGTCTGCAATCTGGCTACACAAGCAGGTGAGACGGATGGTTACAATGCTGCGGATCACGTGCGCGCTATCTATAATCATGTGGGAGAAGATCTTTTCGATTACGTTTTGTTGAATGACAATCTGGAGGTGCAAACGCCGGAAAACTGGAATGCAGAAATGGTCAAGCCCATCGCCGATGGCGCGTATCAAATCTGGACTGCGGATGTGGTAGACAGGAACAAACCTTGGCGGCATGATCCCGCCAAATTGGCCCAAAGTATTATGAGCATCTACACCAGCTATAAAGAGGGTCGCAAAAAACCCGCTTAGCGGGTAAAAAACTTGACAACAATGGAGGAGGATAAAATGACGATTCGAGTCGGAATCAACGGTTTTGGTCGCATTGGGCGTCAGGCTTTGAAAGCCATGCTCGATTACTACCCCAATGAAATCGAAGTGGTGGCCATTAACGACCTATTCGATGCCACAGTGAACGCGCACCTGTTCAAATACGATTCCAACTACGGTGCTTTCCCTGGCACTGTGGAGGTTGTCGGCGAGAACCTGCGCGTGAACGGCAGAGATATCAAGGTATTGGCC of the Chloroflexota bacterium genome contains:
- a CDS encoding YvcK family protein, encoding MHLRDRIGSAWKWLYPGMGVKRWLVLLAIGLLLLSLGVSFFYVQIYRTLEFTGPASPIAYAVTLQFLPRWLRGVILATLGILCVAVAVFRLSRSLVSAFFESDRESVVDVIYRRRMRKRGPKIVAIGGGTGLSTLLRGLKECTDNLTAIVTVADDGGSSGRLRRELGLLPPGDFRNCITALAEAEPLMTLLFEYRFGQGQGLNGHSFGNLFIAAMAGVTGDFGQAIRQSSKVLAVRGRVLPSTMHSVTLCAELAEPKDGHEAQHHVQGESRIPKAGASIERVFLQPDDVRGYGEAVQALLDADMIIVGPGSLYTSILPNLLVKDITAAIRASQALRIYVCNLATQAGETDGYNAADHVRAIYNHVGEDLFDYVLLNDNLEVQTPENWNAEMVKPIADGAYQIWTADVVDRNKPWRHDPAKLAQSIMSIYTSYKEGRKKPA